The nucleotide sequence GCCGGTGACCGCCACGTTCCCGGCCGCCGCCCCGCAGCGCACCGGCGAGCCCACCACGCGCCAGCTGCCGCTGCCGCCGAGGCCGACCGCCACGGGCCCGACCACAGGAACCCAGCCGGCCGCCGTCCCGGCGATCGAGGAGCCCGCGGGCCAGGGGCGCTCCTGACCTCCCCGCACCGCCCGGCGACAGCCCGCGTCCCCACGGACCCCCCGGTCCGCTCGGCACGCGGGCTGTCGGCTGTTCTGGCCGTGGTCCTGGCGCTGCTGATCGGCGGCCTGGCCGCACCCGCCCGGGCAGCCACCGACGACCCCGCGCCCGGGTCGCTGCGCGTGGCGCACCTCTCCCCCGACACCCCGGCGGTCGACGTCTCGCTGGCCCCGGCAGCGGCGCCCGGCACGGTGCTCACCGATCCCGGGCCCACCCTGGTCGCGGGGCTGCGCTACGGCGGTCTCAGCCACTACCGGGAGCTCCCCGCCGGCGCGTACGCGGTGAGCATCCGTGCGGCCGGTGCGCCGCCGGGCACACCGCCGGTGTTGTCGCGGCGCGTCGACGTCCCGCCCGGCCAGGCGCGCACGGTGCTGATCGGTGGCGCGTTCGCCGAGCTGTCCCTCGCCCCGGTGGACGACGACCTGGGCGCCCCGCCGCCCGGTGCCGCACGGGTGCGGGTGGTCGCCGCCACCACGGACGGCCTGGACGTCGCGCTGACCGGCGGCCCGGAGCTCGCCACCGACCTCGGCGCCCCCGGTGTCGGCCCCTACGTCACCGTGCCCGGCGGCCGGTACCTCGCGCGGGCCGACGGTGCCGGTGACACCGCGGTGGAGCTGCCGGCCGGCTCGGTGGTCACGCTGCTCGCCCTGGACCGGCCGGCAGGTGGCGTCGAGCTGCGCGCGGTCGTCGACGCGACCGGCCCGGCCGTGCGCCCCGTCGGCGGGGTGGCGGCCGGAGGCGGCTCCCGCCCGGCGGGCGGGTGGCTGCGGGGCGTCCGCTCCGCGCTGGGCACGGCGCCTGCCCACGTCGCCGAAGCGGCCACGTGGACGGAGCCGGTGGCGGTGCCGGTGCCGGTGCGGGTGCGGGTACCCGCCGCGGGGATCGACGCCGCGGTCACCGGCGCGGGCCTGGACGCCGCCGGCGCGCTCGTGCCCCCGGCGGATCCGGCGCTCGCCGGCTGGTTCACCGCCGGTCCCCGCCCGGGCGCGGCCGGCCCCGCGGTGCTCACCGGGCACGTGGACTGGGCCGGGCGCCCCGGCGCCCTGGCGGGGCTCGCCGACGCCGTACCCGGCGACGAGGTGCTCGTGGACCGGGCGGACGGCAGCGTGGCGCGGTTCCGGGTGACCGGGGTCGCGCAGCACCGCAAGGCGGCCTTCCCCGGCACCGCGGTCTACGCGCCGACGCCCGGAGCCGAGCTGCGGCTGATCACCTGCGGTGGGCCGTTCGACCGGGGCGACTACCGCGACAACGTCGTCGTCTCGGCGCGGCTCGTCGGCTGAGTCCGGTCCCCGCCGGCCCTACCGGCGCCGGGTGCGCGAGCGCCAGCAGGCGGTGTGCCAGTGCCGGCGCCGGTCGGCGGCCGACTCGACGTCCCAGGGATCGAGGTCGGAGTCCCGCACGTAGGCCGGCCAGGTGACCACGTGCGGCGTCCCCGGGCGGATCTCCTGGTCGCAGCCGGGGCAGCGGTAGGTCTTGGCGGTCGAGCTGCCGGTGACCGGCCGGACCACCCAGTCGCCGTCACCGGACTCCTCGACGGCGTCGACGGTCCGGGCCGGCTCCCGACGCGCAGGTCGGGAGCCGGCCCGGGGACGGCGACGGGGCACGCGTCAGCGGCTGGCGTAGTCCCGGAACCCGCGACCGGTCTTGCGGCCCAGGTAGCCGGCGGTCACCAGGTGCTCGAGCAGCGGCGCCGGGGCGAAACCGGGCTCCCGGAACTCGGTGTAGAGCTCCCGCTCGATGGCGAGCGAGACGTCCAGACCCACGACGTCCAGGAGCTCGAAGGGACCCATCGGGTAGCCGCAGCCGACCTTCATGGCGGCGTCGATGTCGTCGGCGGTGGCGTAGTGCGCCTCCAGCATCTTCACCGCGTCGTTCAGGTACGGGAAGAGCAGCGCGTTGACGATGAAGCCGGCACGGTCGGTGCAGGAGACCGCGTGCTTCTTCAGCTTCGCCGAGACCGCGTGCACCGTGGCGGCGACGTCGGGCGCCGTGGAGATGGTCGAGACGACCTCCACCAGCTTCATGACCTGCGCCGGGTTGAAGAAGTGCATGCCCACGACGTCGGCCGGGCGGCCGCTGGCCTTGGCGCACTCGATGACCGGGAGGCTGGAGGTGGTGGTGGCGAGCACCGCGCCGGCCTTGGCGATCTCGCCGAGGTTGGCGAACAGCGCCTCCTTGACCGGCAGCGACTCGATCACGGCCTCGATGATCAGGTCGCGGTCGGCGAGGTCGTCCAGCGAGTCGGTGCCGGTGACCCGGGCGAGGATCTCGTCGCGGGCGGCCTCCTCGAGCCGGCCGCGGACGACCTGCTTGTCGAGCGACTTGGCCAGCGCCTTGCGCACGGCCTCGACCTTCTCCGCCGACCGCGCGACGAAGACGACGTCGTAGCCGCCCTTGGCGACGACCTCGATGATGCCGGTGGCCATCGTCCCGGAGCCCACGACGCCCACGGTCTGCACCGGGCGGGCGCCCTCCGCGGCCCCACCCGGGACCGGGGTGCTCGCGTCGGGGACGACCTCGGCGGAGCCCGGCTCGGCGTAGGTGTAGAAGCCGCGGCCGACCTTCCGGCCGAGCAGCCCGGCGGTCATCATCTGCTTGATGACCGGGCTGGGCGCGTGCAGCCGGTTGCGCGACTGCTTGTACATCGTGTCGAGGATCTCGTAGGCGGTGTCGATGCCGATGAGGTCCATCAGGGCCAACGGGCCCATCGGGAGGCCGCAGCCGAGCCGCATGCCCGCGTCGATGTCCTCGCGGCTGGCGTAGCGGTTCTCGTACATGGAGACCGCGTGGTTGAGGTAGCCGAACAGCAGGGCGTTGGCGATGAAGCCGGCCTTGTCGCCGATCGTCACGTCGACCTTGCCCAGGCGGTCGGCGAGGGCCTCGACGTCCTCGACCACCGACGGCTCGGTGACGACGGTGCGCACCACCTCGACCAGCTTCATGACCGGCGCCGGGTTGAAGAAGTGCATCCCGATGACCTTGCTCGGCCGGCCGGTGACCACCGACAGCTCGGTGACCGACAGGCTCGAGGTGTTGGTCGCCAGGATGGTGTCCGGCGGGCAGATCTTGTCGAGCTTGGCGAAGACGTCGGCCTTGAGCTCCATCCGCTCCGGGATGGCCTCGATGACCAGCTCGGCGTCGCCCAGGTCCTCCAGCGAGGTGGAGAAGCGGACGCGCTCGAAGATCGCGTCCCGGTCGGCCGGGTCGAGCTTGCCGCGCGCCACGGCGCGGTCGGTGGACTGCTCCAGGTGCCCTCGCCCGCGGGCCAGCGCCTCGTCGTTCACCTCCACGGCGGTGACCGACAGGCCCGCCCGTGCGAGTACCTCGGTGATGCCCGCACCCATGGTGCCGAGCCCCACGACGCCGACCTCGTTCAGTTCTCTGGCCACGTTGCCATCTCCTCCCACCGCCGGTGATCGCGGGCAGTCTCTCACCCGCCGTTCCCGGGCCCGGGGGCTACCCAGGGGTAACGGAGCTAGAAGAGCCGCTGCGACGGGTCGTCGGTGCCCTTCAGGACGGCGTAGTCGACGGTGACGCAGTCGATGCCGCGGTCGGTGGCCAGCACGCGCGCCTGGGGCTTGATCTCCTGGGCGGCGAAGACCCCGCGCACCGGGGACAGCAGCGGATCGCGGTTGAGCAGCTCGAGGTACCGGGTCAGCTGCTCGACGCCGTCGATCTCGCCGCGACGCTTGATCTCCACGGCGACGACCCGGCCGTCGGCGTCGCGGCACAGGAGGTCCACCGGCCCGATCGCCGTCGGGTACTCCCGGCGGACCAGCGACCAGCCGGCGCCGAAGGTCTCCACGTGCAGGGCCAGCAGCCGCTGCAGCTCCGCCTCGACGCCGTCCTTCTGCAGCCCGGGGTCGACGCCGAGCTCCTGGGCGTGGTCGTGCAGCACCTCGTCGATCGTGATGATCAGCTGCTCGCCGGCCTTGTTGGTGACCGTCCAGGTGCCCGCGCCGTCGGTCAGCTCCTCGGCGAGGCTGCACGGCGGGCTCATCCAGTTCAGCGGCTTGTA is from Blastococcus sp. HT6-4 and encodes:
- the nucS gene encoding endonuclease NucS: MRLVLARCSVDYIGRLTAHLPMAPRLLLVKADGSVSVHADDRAYKPLNWMSPPCSLAEELTDGAGTWTVTNKAGEQLIITIDEVLHDHAQELGVDPGLQKDGVEAELQRLLALHVETFGAGWSLVRREYPTAIGPVDLLCRDADGRVVAVEIKRRGEIDGVEQLTRYLELLNRDPLLSPVRGVFAAQEIKPQARVLATDRGIDCVTVDYAVLKGTDDPSQRLF
- a CDS encoding DUF4397 domain-containing protein; this encodes MVLALLIGGLAAPARAATDDPAPGSLRVAHLSPDTPAVDVSLAPAAAPGTVLTDPGPTLVAGLRYGGLSHYRELPAGAYAVSIRAAGAPPGTPPVLSRRVDVPPGQARTVLIGGAFAELSLAPVDDDLGAPPPGAARVRVVAATTDGLDVALTGGPELATDLGAPGVGPYVTVPGGRYLARADGAGDTAVELPAGSVVTLLALDRPAGGVELRAVVDATGPAVRPVGGVAAGGGSRPAGGWLRGVRSALGTAPAHVAEAATWTEPVAVPVPVRVRVPAAGIDAAVTGAGLDAAGALVPPADPALAGWFTAGPRPGAAGPAVLTGHVDWAGRPGALAGLADAVPGDEVLVDRADGSVARFRVTGVAQHRKAAFPGTAVYAPTPGAELRLITCGGPFDRGDYRDNVVVSARLVG
- a CDS encoding 3-hydroxybutyryl-CoA dehydrogenase, with translation MARELNEVGVVGLGTMGAGITEVLARAGLSVTAVEVNDEALARGRGHLEQSTDRAVARGKLDPADRDAIFERVRFSTSLEDLGDAELVIEAIPERMELKADVFAKLDKICPPDTILATNTSSLSVTELSVVTGRPSKVIGMHFFNPAPVMKLVEVVRTVVTEPSVVEDVEALADRLGKVDVTIGDKAGFIANALLFGYLNHAVSMYENRYASREDIDAGMRLGCGLPMGPLALMDLIGIDTAYEILDTMYKQSRNRLHAPSPVIKQMMTAGLLGRKVGRGFYTYAEPGSAEVVPDASTPVPGGAAEGARPVQTVGVVGSGTMATGIIEVVAKGGYDVVFVARSAEKVEAVRKALAKSLDKQVVRGRLEEAARDEILARVTGTDSLDDLADRDLIIEAVIESLPVKEALFANLGEIAKAGAVLATTTSSLPVIECAKASGRPADVVGMHFFNPAQVMKLVEVVSTISTAPDVAATVHAVSAKLKKHAVSCTDRAGFIVNALLFPYLNDAVKMLEAHYATADDIDAAMKVGCGYPMGPFELLDVVGLDVSLAIERELYTEFREPGFAPAPLLEHLVTAGYLGRKTGRGFRDYASR